From Prosthecobacter sp., the proteins below share one genomic window:
- a CDS encoding pyrimidine/purine nucleoside phosphorylase translates to MSAIPAEFSNVTAVTKANVYFDGKVASHSILFPDGSKKTLGLIYPGDFHFGTAKAERMEIVAGNCVVKLDGSETKTTYSGGQFFDVAANSGFDIVVSSGICEYICSFLD, encoded by the coding sequence ATGTCCGCCATCCCAGCCGAATTCTCGAATGTCACCGCCGTCACGAAAGCGAACGTCTATTTCGACGGCAAAGTCGCCAGCCACAGCATCCTGTTTCCGGATGGCAGCAAGAAGACGCTCGGCCTTATCTATCCCGGTGATTTCCACTTCGGCACCGCCAAGGCGGAGCGCATGGAGATCGTGGCTGGCAACTGCGTGGTGAAACTCGACGGCAGTGAGACCAAAACGACCTACTCTGGCGGCCAGTTCTTCGATGTCGCTGCGAATAGCGGCTTCGACATCGTCGTCAGTTCCGGCATCTGCGAATATATCTGCTCCTTCTTGGATTAA
- a CDS encoding FMN-binding protein: protein MTSLLRIGIAVLLLAHCVNADTIELMNGNKVEGKVIANDATAKTVTVEAMIGGQLIQRMLPQAQVHALTVNGQRTVLTPKPGTPASSAAPVANASRSPDEVKALIAKEGSNPPGWMKSTKLNYPKTLDLTWANAPKGQWNNQKNIGQFNWDIINPNENRWQEGIKFMEHVLSVNKDNAEIRLRATKEIGGMYFRFFQDYARAAWWWQQAGVTADDPQSVFLAECYWRLGSKQMALDFIEGESFYLNTIKLMGDMGETDRAVELTEAFAEDADDPHGAYLLGGDACRLAGRYDEAIAYYQEVLDAPVDPKNKNRFQRLISRAQASLEAIKLFELLDITKVADGTYTSNALGYEGDVQVAVKVKSKRIEFVKVTQHKEKQYYSSMRDVPEQIIAKQGVKGVDATSRATITGVAIINATAKALAQGVK from the coding sequence TTCTTCGCATCGGCATCGCAGTGCTTCTGCTGGCTCACTGCGTCAACGCCGACACCATCGAACTCATGAATGGCAACAAGGTGGAGGGCAAAGTCATCGCCAATGACGCCACCGCCAAGACCGTCACCGTCGAGGCGATGATCGGCGGTCAATTGATCCAGCGCATGCTGCCGCAGGCTCAGGTGCATGCCTTGACCGTGAACGGGCAGCGCACCGTGCTGACGCCGAAGCCCGGCACTCCCGCCAGCAGCGCCGCACCGGTGGCAAACGCATCGCGCTCACCCGATGAGGTCAAGGCGTTGATCGCCAAAGAAGGATCAAACCCACCGGGCTGGATGAAGTCCACCAAGCTCAACTATCCCAAGACGCTCGACCTGACATGGGCTAATGCGCCGAAGGGGCAATGGAACAACCAGAAGAATATCGGGCAGTTCAATTGGGACATCATCAACCCCAACGAAAACCGCTGGCAGGAGGGCATCAAATTCATGGAGCATGTGCTGTCCGTGAACAAGGACAACGCCGAGATCCGGCTGCGGGCGACGAAGGAGATCGGTGGCATGTATTTCCGCTTCTTTCAGGACTATGCCCGCGCTGCGTGGTGGTGGCAGCAGGCCGGTGTGACGGCCGATGATCCACAGAGCGTGTTCCTCGCTGAATGCTACTGGCGACTGGGCAGCAAGCAGATGGCGCTGGACTTCATCGAGGGCGAAAGTTTTTACCTTAACACCATCAAGCTCATGGGTGACATGGGCGAAACCGACCGGGCGGTGGAGCTCACCGAGGCCTTTGCCGAAGATGCCGACGATCCTCACGGAGCTTATCTGCTGGGCGGCGACGCCTGTCGTCTGGCCGGACGTTATGATGAAGCGATTGCGTATTATCAAGAGGTGCTGGATGCGCCGGTGGATCCGAAAAACAAAAACCGTTTCCAGCGCTTGATCAGTCGCGCGCAGGCCAGTCTTGAAGCCATCAAGCTGTTTGAACTTTTAGACATCACCAAAGTGGCTGACGGCACCTACACCTCCAACGCTCTCGGTTACGAAGGAGACGTGCAAGTTGCCGTGAAGGTGAAATCCAAACGCATCGAGTTCGTGAAGGTCACGCAGCACAAGGAGAAACAGTATTACTCATCCATGCGCGACGTGCCAGAGCAGATCATCGCCAAGCAGGGCGTCAAAGGTGTGGACGCCACCAGCCGCGCCACCATCACTGGCGTCGCCATCATCAACGCCACCGCCAAAGCACTCGCCCAGGGCGTGAAATGA
- a CDS encoding 4Fe-4S binding protein → MNEPPQRKRSGFRLDHFLPFQRTSSKPQQKTVATSVRKLLRRIGPTMLSSPVRRVVQTFCFLLFAWLFFYVCWPYHAKPQAVGSIQEGWRIAEFDQNSGGLSLEREDGAKDLHAGQKRFLVDQGAAVGRFNITAIEGKRVRLMPDAPLSAKQIDQMLFGAGPWALHETEPGKWPSHYTDDLARKEIVPAETFLIIDPLVSLSTAIAARSWVWSLVCAGIILAVCVLIPRGFCGYLCPLGTLIDLFDWAIGRRVTRFRVAKDGWWVHIKYYLLLAVLIAAFGGVLISGYVAAIPVITRGLLFIGEPLQSGFAREWHLVPSMNAGHVVSILLFLGVLALGLLKPRFWCKYVCPSGAVFSVANLFRVSERKVESSCINCNKCVTICPFDAIKPDFTTRVTDCTLCQTCGGVCPTHSIKFVDRWHVMDLKAVNDPPTGETALGRRGFMSLITGSGIGVAGGGAIAATTKLWGANLDDPNAFHPVRPPGSVPEPAFLDMCIRCGECFKACPNNVLQAEGFEQGLEGLWAPMVKADWAGCESSCNACGQVCPTGAIRALPLAEKKVARMGLAIVDQHACLPHANREACQLCVDECHAAGYHAIEFVQVHTEVDAAGQPIEGTGHLAPVVLTDKCVGCGICQTRCYGINGLEKNLLKQSAIIIKAGEGREDRLMTGSYLKLREAEALRSKPGS, encoded by the coding sequence ATGAACGAGCCGCCTCAGCGCAAGCGCAGTGGGTTTCGGTTGGATCACTTCCTGCCCTTCCAACGAACGTCGAGCAAGCCACAGCAGAAAACCGTCGCAACATCTGTGCGCAAGCTGCTGCGCCGCATCGGACCGACGATGTTGTCCTCGCCCGTTCGTCGAGTGGTGCAGACGTTTTGCTTCCTGCTCTTTGCGTGGCTGTTTTTTTATGTTTGCTGGCCCTACCACGCCAAACCGCAGGCTGTCGGCAGTATTCAAGAAGGCTGGCGCATCGCGGAATTTGACCAAAACAGCGGTGGGTTGAGCTTGGAACGTGAAGACGGCGCGAAAGACCTGCATGCAGGTCAAAAACGCTTCCTTGTGGATCAAGGTGCCGCAGTGGGTCGCTTCAACATCACCGCCATCGAGGGCAAGCGCGTGCGCCTGATGCCGGATGCGCCGCTGAGCGCCAAGCAAATCGATCAGATGCTCTTCGGTGCCGGCCCGTGGGCTTTGCATGAGACAGAGCCGGGCAAGTGGCCGTCGCATTACACCGATGACCTCGCACGCAAAGAAATCGTGCCTGCCGAAACCTTCCTCATCATCGATCCGCTGGTCAGTCTCTCAACCGCCATCGCCGCGCGGAGCTGGGTGTGGTCGCTGGTGTGTGCGGGCATCATTCTCGCGGTGTGCGTGCTCATTCCACGCGGCTTCTGCGGCTATCTCTGCCCGCTGGGCACGCTCATCGATTTGTTCGACTGGGCCATCGGCAGGCGCGTCACCCGCTTCCGTGTCGCCAAAGACGGCTGGTGGGTTCACATCAAATACTACCTGCTGCTCGCCGTGCTCATCGCGGCGTTCGGCGGTGTGCTCATCTCCGGCTATGTCGCGGCCATTCCGGTGATCACGCGTGGTCTGTTGTTTATCGGTGAGCCATTGCAGAGCGGATTCGCGCGCGAATGGCATCTGGTGCCATCAATGAATGCCGGGCACGTTGTTTCCATCCTGTTGTTCCTCGGCGTGCTCGCGCTCGGGCTGTTGAAGCCGCGATTCTGGTGCAAATACGTCTGTCCGAGCGGCGCGGTGTTCTCCGTGGCCAATTTGTTCCGCGTGAGCGAGCGCAAGGTCGAATCAAGCTGCATCAACTGCAACAAATGCGTCACCATCTGCCCCTTCGACGCCATCAAGCCCGACTTTACCACGCGTGTGACCGACTGCACCCTGTGCCAGACTTGCGGCGGTGTCTGTCCGACGCACTCAATCAAGTTCGTCGATCGCTGGCATGTCATGGACCTCAAAGCCGTGAACGATCCACCCACCGGCGAGACGGCGCTCGGTCGCCGCGGCTTCATGTCGCTCATCACTGGCTCAGGCATCGGTGTGGCTGGTGGTGGAGCTATCGCAGCGACAACAAAACTGTGGGGTGCGAATCTCGATGATCCCAATGCCTTCCACCCCGTGCGTCCGCCCGGCAGCGTGCCTGAGCCTGCCTTCCTCGACATGTGCATCCGCTGTGGCGAGTGCTTCAAAGCCTGCCCGAACAACGTCCTGCAAGCCGAGGGTTTCGAGCAAGGTCTCGAAGGCCTGTGGGCACCGATGGTGAAGGCCGACTGGGCCGGTTGCGAATCAAGCTGCAATGCCTGCGGCCAAGTTTGCCCCACCGGTGCCATTCGCGCGCTGCCGCTCGCCGAGAAAAAAGTCGCGCGCATGGGACTCGCGATCGTCGATCAACACGCCTGCCTGCCGCACGCGAACCGCGAGGCATGCCAGCTTTGTGTCGATGAATGCCACGCCGCCGGTTATCACGCCATCGAGTTCGTCCAGGTCCACACTGAGGTCGATGCCGCTGGCCAGCCCATCGAAGGCACCGGCCACCTCGCGCCCGTCGTCCTCACCGACAAATGCGTCGGCTGCGGCATCTGCCAGACGCGTTGTTACGGCATCAACGGTCTCGAAAAAAATCTGCTGAAACAATCCGCCATCATCATCAAGGCCGGGGAAGGCCGCGAAGACCGGCTCATGACCGGATCGTATCTGAAGTTGCGCGAAGCCGAAGCACTTCGCAGCAAACCTGGCTCATGA
- a CDS encoding endo-1,4-beta-xylanase, with protein MKHLAFLLATVFAVQLYAEDTAALGIFGIGSCHIHNRSAQDASHWVPQMQAIGLRYYRSNCTGWSQVEPEQGKFDWKDLDEHMSYLTEHGFVFGGLLNGGVKWNTLDKPGTLPVNNLPAWSNYVSEIVNHAKGRIKRWEIWNEPPNGTGRDQTAADYAKIVVSAYDAAKKADPTCLIGLAAKSVHINYLEQAIKAGAKDHYDYITLHPYEVLDGIASNKGTEAVFMNIVPTVRKMLAAHNPAKSDVPVIFTELGCDAVKKGADTQAHALVKAYTMGIAQGVACIQWFEGKDGDSGPLGLLDRKGIPRPAYAAMARLIQHLGQHPLYLGWTLLNEKHYAFAFQGTKGTVLITWAQGKTTGEIRFPKPVQVVNPLNGDMTSADKHALTVAPIFVIGVPDDLVSQAKANKTKPLPWDGDFSKAESVSITMEGQQIERGLHTHSGEAVAGAVLAYGGSARAGNVPGGNVFIVDPEFLSYTTTPIEITAVVRRNEANDNAGFKLVYESTTGLKAAKGGWFTVPDNKQWHTVRWQIDDAQFVNYWGYNFALESDGNQFNKYYLQSVTVTKRP; from the coding sequence ATGAAACACCTTGCCTTTCTTCTCGCTACCGTGTTTGCCGTGCAACTCTACGCGGAAGACACTGCTGCGCTCGGCATCTTTGGCATCGGCAGTTGCCACATTCACAATCGCTCGGCGCAGGACGCATCGCATTGGGTGCCGCAGATGCAGGCCATCGGGTTGCGCTACTACCGCTCTAACTGCACCGGCTGGTCACAGGTGGAGCCGGAGCAGGGGAAGTTCGACTGGAAGGATCTGGACGAGCACATGAGCTATCTCACGGAGCATGGATTCGTCTTTGGCGGGCTGCTCAATGGCGGCGTGAAGTGGAACACGCTCGACAAGCCCGGCACTCTGCCGGTGAACAACCTGCCCGCGTGGTCGAACTACGTTTCGGAGATCGTGAATCACGCCAAAGGCCGCATCAAACGCTGGGAAATCTGGAACGAGCCGCCGAACGGCACAGGGCGCGATCAAACGGCGGCGGATTACGCGAAGATCGTCGTCAGCGCCTACGACGCGGCGAAGAAGGCCGATCCGACCTGCCTCATCGGCCTCGCGGCGAAGTCGGTGCATATCAATTACCTCGAACAGGCCATCAAGGCGGGCGCGAAGGATCACTACGACTACATCACGCTGCATCCGTATGAAGTGCTCGACGGCATCGCGAGCAACAAGGGCACGGAGGCTGTTTTCATGAACATCGTGCCCACGGTCAGGAAGATGCTCGCGGCGCATAATCCGGCGAAGTCGGATGTGCCGGTCATCTTCACCGAACTGGGCTGTGATGCGGTCAAAAAAGGCGCGGACACGCAGGCTCATGCTTTGGTGAAAGCCTACACCATGGGAATCGCGCAGGGGGTGGCGTGCATCCAGTGGTTCGAAGGCAAGGACGGCGACAGCGGCCCGCTGGGCCTGCTCGATCGCAAAGGAATCCCGCGCCCGGCTTATGCCGCGATGGCGCGGCTGATTCAACATCTCGGCCAGCATCCGTTGTATCTCGGCTGGACGCTGTTGAACGAAAAACATTACGCCTTCGCCTTTCAGGGCACGAAAGGCACCGTGCTGATCACTTGGGCGCAGGGCAAGACGACGGGCGAGATTCGCTTCCCAAAACCCGTGCAGGTCGTGAATCCGCTCAATGGCGACATGACGAGTGCTGACAAACATGCGCTCACCGTGGCCCCGATTTTCGTGATTGGTGTTCCAGACGACCTTGTGAGCCAGGCCAAGGCCAACAAGACCAAGCCGCTGCCGTGGGATGGCGATTTCTCGAAAGCCGAGTCCGTCTCGATCACGATGGAAGGCCAGCAAATCGAGCGCGGCCTCCACACGCACTCCGGCGAGGCTGTCGCAGGCGCCGTGCTCGCCTACGGCGGTTCCGCGCGTGCGGGCAACGTGCCCGGCGGCAATGTTTTCATCGTCGATCCCGAATTTCTGAGCTACACGACCACGCCCATCGAGATCACCGCCGTCGTGCGACGAAACGAGGCCAATGACAACGCCGGGTTCAAGCTCGTCTATGAATCCACCACCGGCCTCAAGGCCGCGAAAGGCGGCTGGTTCACCGTGCCGGACAACAAGCAATGGCACACCGTGCGCTGGCAGATCGACGACGCGCAGTTCGTGAACTACTGGGGCTATAACTTCGCTCTCGAATCCGACGGCAATCAATTCAACAAATACTACCTCCAGAGCGTGACGGTGACGAAGCGCCCGTAG
- a CDS encoding potassium transporter Kup, translating into MNGSTDKHGLHKLSTATLVIAALGVVFGDIGTSPIYTLKECFSPHSPHHITATHEHILGVVSLVLWALIVLICVKYLVFVLRADNKGEGGVLSLMALASHGMSESSKRRTVIVLLGLFGAALLFGDGIITPAISVLSAVEGLKDGGLLGAAPTDAIEAAAWDHHIQWLIMGITVVILIVLFSVQFLGTARVGRFFGPVTALWFVSLAALGVSQLVRGPEILMAFNPWHGWHFLTTGGHAGFVILGSVFLAVTGGEALYADMGHFGAGPIRRGWFALVFPALALNYLGQGALLMHQPELANAPFFQMAPGWATLPLVLLATAATVIASQALITGTYSLTLTAVQLGYLPRLSIRHTSEHARGQIYIPMVNWLLMLACLALVLAFRTSSNLAAAYGVAVTMTMLITTILFYFAARHLWKWSVLKTLPLCLVFGAIELAFLSANLVKFFDGGWFPLAVGAGIFIVMTTWATGRKLVRVSMERSAISQELLIKSLASGKVVKVPGTAIFMTSTSGRTPVALLHSLKHYQAIHQRVVFMTLTTEDEPWVPPSRRVEVEKLGDNFWRVTGRFGFMQKPNVPRLLRQCSAHDLEVEPEKATFFLGREIIIPSAKPGMARWREHLFSFASKLAQQPATYFQIPVGRVIELGQQVEI; encoded by the coding sequence ATGAACGGCTCCACGGACAAACACGGCCTGCACAAGCTCTCCACCGCCACGCTTGTCATCGCGGCGCTCGGTGTGGTCTTCGGGGACATCGGCACGAGTCCGATCTACACGCTGAAGGAGTGCTTCAGCCCGCACAGCCCCCATCACATCACCGCGACGCATGAGCACATCCTCGGCGTGGTCTCGCTGGTGCTGTGGGCGCTGATCGTGCTCATCTGCGTGAAGTATCTCGTCTTCGTGCTGCGTGCGGACAACAAGGGCGAGGGCGGCGTGCTCTCGCTGATGGCGCTGGCCTCACACGGTATGAGCGAAAGCTCGAAACGCCGCACCGTGATCGTGCTGCTGGGCCTCTTCGGTGCGGCGTTGCTGTTTGGCGATGGCATTATCACGCCCGCCATTTCGGTGCTCAGTGCCGTGGAGGGCCTCAAGGACGGCGGGTTGCTCGGCGCGGCCCCGACGGATGCGATTGAGGCCGCAGCGTGGGATCATCACATACAGTGGCTCATCATGGGCATCACGGTGGTGATCTTGATTGTGCTGTTCTCAGTCCAATTTCTCGGCACGGCGCGTGTCGGGCGGTTTTTTGGTCCGGTGACGGCTTTGTGGTTCGTCAGTCTCGCTGCGCTTGGCGTGTCGCAGCTCGTGCGCGGGCCGGAAATCCTCATGGCCTTCAATCCCTGGCATGGCTGGCACTTTTTGACCACCGGCGGTCATGCAGGCTTCGTCATCCTCGGCAGCGTCTTCCTCGCCGTGACCGGTGGCGAGGCCTTGTATGCCGACATGGGCCATTTTGGTGCCGGACCGATCCGTCGCGGCTGGTTTGCGCTCGTGTTTCCAGCGCTGGCGCTCAATTACCTCGGCCAGGGTGCTCTTTTGATGCACCAGCCGGAACTCGCAAACGCGCCCTTCTTCCAAATGGCGCCCGGCTGGGCCACGCTGCCGCTCGTGCTGCTCGCCACGGCCGCCACGGTCATCGCGTCGCAGGCGCTCATCACCGGCACCTACTCGCTCACGCTCACGGCGGTGCAGCTCGGCTACCTGCCGCGTCTGAGCATCCGCCACACCTCCGAGCACGCTCGAGGACAGATCTACATCCCAATGGTGAACTGGCTGCTCATGCTCGCCTGTCTCGCCCTCGTGCTCGCCTTCCGCACCTCGTCGAATCTCGCCGCCGCGTATGGCGTGGCCGTCACGATGACCATGCTCATCACCACCATACTATTCTACTTTGCCGCACGGCATCTGTGGAAGTGGAGCGTGCTCAAAACGCTGCCGCTGTGCCTGGTGTTCGGTGCCATCGAACTCGCCTTCCTCAGCGCGAACCTCGTGAAGTTCTTCGATGGTGGCTGGTTCCCTCTCGCCGTTGGCGCGGGCATCTTCATCGTCATGACCACCTGGGCCACCGGCCGCAAGCTCGTGCGTGTCTCCATGGAGCGCAGCGCCATCTCGCAGGAGTTGCTCATCAAAAGCCTCGCCAGTGGAAAGGTCGTGAAAGTCCCCGGCACGGCCATTTTCATGACCAGCACCAGCGGACGCACACCTGTCGCGCTGCTGCACAGTTTGAAGCACTACCAGGCCATCCATCAGCGTGTCGTTTTCATGACGCTCACCACCGAGGACGAGCCCTGGGTGCCGCCGAGCCGCCGTGTCGAGGTCGAAAAGCTCGGCGACAACTTCTGGCGCGTCACCGGACGCTTCGGCTTCATGCAAAAGCCCAACGTCCCGAGACTCCTGCGTCAATGCTCTGCTCACGACCTCGAAGTCGAACCCGAGAAAGCCACCTTCTTCCTCGGACGCGAAATCATCATCCCCAGCGCCAAACCCGGCATGGCCCGCTGGCGCGAGCACCTCTTCTCCTTCGCCAGCAAACTCGCCCAGCAGCCCGCGACGTATTTTCAGATCCCCGTGGGGCGAGTGATCGAGCTCGGACAACAGGTGGAGATTTAG
- a CDS encoding SGNH/GDSL hydrolase family protein, which translates to MKSICIFLCALAATALAQDAPKPALPKVVLLGDSVREHYAPFVAELLADRATVVTPKVNGGDTGKLLTNLNEWAIKEQPDVVHFNSGIHDTKRDQKTGKYNVPPEKYEANLREIVKRLRAETKAKIVFALSTPLIDERSKGYWKTRSYQLFNASVMEYNVIALRVMKELDVPVNDLPAALGDAKESARLHDSGGIHFTDEGSRKLAAAVATVVIKHLSTRGASMPTLLLKTEAFDRDPGWEGHNNRIVPEKPLIVTQDFGYSATNHAGKAAGEIGGSIQRSTTPASYAAEIPAKTLDDKFTASGSFAVTKSQPGAGIFFGFFNSNQPGGSGRPIGSLGLDFDFEGKGGRLATRLITNTNKSCGTFITPYLPGKFRPTPIKNDGTRYHWTLAYDPQGAGGNGQFTFTMRSDTHTTQDYGTLPENSEREAQARFPNTKTFTIDLTPGFRKEGATFDRFGVLNMMKSGGATTMFFDDVKIDGRAEDFSKDPRWVAVGNRTTYEDREVVGAHDFGFSATTNHAGGQTLGEVGGGLWRSGDYGYYADKVGPLNLEHRLEARGKVKLVTAGPDSDMHIGWFSSATKDKSPDEAGNFIGIHVGGPTRIGHYFIPQFATATGTKGKVDSGPVLTPGKLFDWSLVYDPAAGGGNGEMRVTLGTESATLALKPGQKKQVAILDRFGLFTSQAGGQMVKIFLDDLQYSAAGP; encoded by the coding sequence ATGAAATCCATCTGCATCTTCCTCTGCGCACTCGCAGCCACAGCCTTGGCGCAAGATGCCCCAAAGCCAGCCCTGCCAAAGGTGGTGCTGCTGGGCGATTCCGTCCGCGAACACTACGCGCCCTTCGTCGCCGAACTGCTGGCAGACCGCGCCACGGTGGTAACGCCCAAGGTCAATGGTGGGGACACCGGCAAGTTGCTGACGAACCTCAACGAGTGGGCCATTAAAGAGCAACCCGACGTGGTCCACTTCAACAGCGGCATTCACGACACGAAACGCGACCAGAAGACCGGCAAGTACAACGTGCCGCCCGAGAAATACGAGGCGAACCTGCGCGAGATCGTGAAGCGGCTGCGTGCCGAGACGAAAGCGAAGATCGTGTTCGCCCTCAGCACACCGCTCATCGACGAACGCTCAAAGGGATACTGGAAGACTCGAAGCTATCAGTTGTTCAACGCGAGCGTCATGGAGTACAACGTCATCGCGCTGCGCGTGATGAAGGAACTCGATGTGCCGGTGAACGATCTGCCCGCCGCGCTGGGCGATGCCAAGGAGTCCGCACGATTGCACGACAGCGGTGGCATCCACTTTACCGACGAAGGTAGCCGCAAGCTCGCAGCAGCGGTGGCGACCGTCGTCATCAAACACCTTTCGACACGAGGAGCCAGCATGCCGACGTTGTTGCTCAAAACCGAAGCCTTTGATCGCGATCCCGGATGGGAGGGACACAACAACCGCATCGTGCCGGAGAAGCCGCTGATCGTGACACAGGATTTCGGCTACAGCGCCACGAATCATGCGGGCAAGGCCGCGGGCGAGATCGGCGGGAGCATTCAGCGTTCAACAACTCCGGCCTCGTATGCAGCGGAGATTCCGGCGAAGACGCTCGATGACAAGTTCACTGCGTCGGGCAGTTTCGCCGTTACGAAGTCGCAACCGGGTGCGGGGATTTTCTTCGGCTTCTTCAACTCGAACCAGCCGGGAGGCAGCGGCAGGCCGATTGGATCGCTGGGGCTCGACTTTGACTTTGAAGGCAAAGGTGGCCGCCTCGCGACGCGCCTGATCACCAACACGAACAAATCCTGCGGCACCTTCATCACACCGTATCTGCCGGGGAAGTTCCGGCCCACGCCGATCAAAAACGACGGCACGCGCTATCACTGGACGCTGGCTTACGATCCACAGGGGGCCGGTGGCAATGGGCAGTTCACGTTTACGATGCGCAGCGATACGCACACGACGCAGGATTACGGAACATTGCCTGAAAACTCCGAACGCGAGGCGCAGGCGCGCTTCCCAAACACCAAAACGTTCACCATCGATCTCACGCCTGGTTTCCGCAAAGAAGGCGCGACCTTTGATCGCTTCGGCGTGCTCAACATGATGAAGTCTGGCGGCGCGACGACGATGTTCTTCGACGACGTGAAGATCGACGGACGCGCCGAGGATTTCTCCAAAGACCCCCGCTGGGTCGCGGTGGGCAATCGCACGACTTATGAGGATCGTGAAGTCGTCGGCGCGCATGATTTCGGCTTCAGCGCGACGACGAATCACGCGGGCGGTCAAACCCTCGGCGAAGTCGGCGGCGGCCTGTGGCGCAGCGGTGACTACGGCTACTACGCGGACAAGGTTGGGCCGCTGAATTTGGAGCATCGCCTTGAAGCGCGCGGCAAGGTAAAGCTCGTCACCGCCGGGCCGGATTCGGACATGCACATCGGCTGGTTCAGCAGCGCTACGAAGGACAAATCGCCTGACGAGGCCGGAAACTTCATCGGCATTCACGTCGGCGGACCGACGCGCATCGGCCATTACTTCATCCCGCAGTTCGCCACGGCGACTGGCACGAAAGGCAAGGTTGATTCCGGCCCCGTCCTCACGCCAGGCAAGCTCTTCGACTGGTCGCTGGTCTATGATCCCGCTGCGGGCGGTGGCAACGGCGAGATGCGTGTCACGCTCGGTACCGAGTCCGCCACGCTCGCTTTGAAGCCCGGACAGAAAAAACAAGTCGCGATTCTGGATCGCTTCGGCCTTTTCACCTCACAGGCGGGCGGACAGATGGTGAAGATTTTTCTCGATGATCTGCAATACAGTGCCGCAGGGCCATAA